One Streptomyces sp. 840.1 genomic window, CTCGCCACCGCGGCCTTCGGCCTCGGCTGGGTGCAGGCGCTGCTCGCGATCATGCTGGGCAGCGCGGTCGGCGCGGCCGCGATCGGGGCCATGTCGACCTTCGGCCCGCGTTCCGGCGTGGGCCTCCTCGTACAGACCAAGGGCCCCCTCGGGCGGATCGGGGCCGCCGTCCCGGCCGTCCTGGTCTTCTTCAAGGCGTGCGCCTGGTTCGCCGTGAACTCGGTACTCGGCGCGTTCGCCGTGCAGACGCTGCTCGGTACGGGCTTCGGCCCGGCGTTCGCCATCGTCACGGTCAGCCAGGTCGCCATCGCGCTCGTCGGCTACGGCTTCATCCACCTCGTGCAGAAGACGATGGCGGTGGTGCTGCCGCTGCTGTTCATCGTCGTGTCCGGCTACGCCCTCACCAAGAGCGACCTCGGATCGGCCTTCGACGCCGACCGGGCCGGGGCGCTCGGCTTCGCCGGAGCCTTCGCCCTCACCATCGCCGTCCAGGCGGCACAGGCGCTGAGCTTCTCCTCGTACGCCGCCGACTACACCCGCTACATGCCCGTCGACACCTCGCCGCGCAGACTCTTCACGTACGCCTTCACCGGCACCTGGCTCGGCTCCGTGTGGATCGCCGGACTCGGGGCCGCGATCGGCACCATCGCGTTCATCGGCACCCCGACCGACCTGGTCGGTCAGGTGCTGCCGGGACTGTTCGCCACCGTCACCATGCTGGCGCTGGGCATCTCCACCATCACCTCCAGCTGCCTCGACTGCTACTCCGGCGCTCTGGCCTGGCTCATCGCGGGCGTCAGGATGCGGCGCTGGCAGGCCGTCCTCGTCGTCGGCGTACTCGGCGGGACCCTCGGCTGGCTCGCGGGTCAGGGCGACTACTGGAAGTCGTTCGAGAACTTCCTGATCCTGCTCGGCAACTGGATCGCCCCCTGGCTCGCCGTGATGCTCGTGGACCGCTACCTGGCCAGGCGCCCCGCCGGAGCGGCCGCCCCCGCCGAACCTGCCGCCAGGTTCGGCCCCGGCTTCGCGTCCTGGCTGCTCGGCCTGGCCGCCGCGGTCCCCTTCATGAGCCAGCCGGGCATCCTCGTCGGCCCCGTCGCGAAGGCACACCCGCCACTCGGCGCGGCCGCCGCCGCGGTCGCGTTCCTGACCGCCGGACTCATCCACTACCTGCTCACCCGCCGCCCCGGCGGGCGGGCTGTTCCCACCGGACGGACCACGTCCCGCACCACCACAGAGGAGATCACCGCATGACCAGCACCACCGCCACCCCCCGGACCGCCGCCACCGAGGCCGACACCGCCCATCTGCACACCGCCGTCGCCGTCGCCCGCCGCTCCCGCGCCGCCGGCAACCACCCCTTCGGCGCGCTGCTCGCCGGCCCGGACGGCACGGTCCTGATCGAGGCCGAGAACACCGTCACCACGGGCCGGGACGCCACCGGCCACGCCGAGACCAACCTCGTCCGGCTCTCGACGGCGAAGTACGACACCGAGTTCCTGCGCACCTGCACCCTCTACACCAGCACCGAGCCGTGCGCGATGTGCTCCGGCGCCATCTACTGGTCCGGCATCGGCCGGGTCGCCTACGCCCTGGGCGAGGACGAGTTGCTCGACATGACGGGCGCCAACGAGGAGAACCCGACCATGGCGCTGCCCTGCCGCGTCGTCTTCGCGGCCGGCCAGCGCGACCTCCCCGTCGTCGGCCCGGTGGACCTCCCGGAGGCCCGCGAGGTCCACCAGGGCTTCTGGAACTGACGCGAACGGAGCGGGGAACGGAAACGGGACCCCGGCCCCGACAGGGGTGAGCGGCGCGGCCGGCGGAATCCGCCGGCCGCGCCGCTCCGCCGCAGGGCGTTCAGTCCTGTCTCACCACGCGCCCGGCGCCGGCGGCGGGACGACGTCCGGCCGGTCGTTGCAGGTGATGGTGTTGGGGAGCAGCCAGGGGGCCAGCCAGCCGCCGTCGTTGCCGCCCAGGTCCGTCAGGGCGAACTCCGATCCCGTGGAAGGGAAGTTGAACGAGCCGCAGTTGTTGACGCCGACCGCGCCCACGTTGCGCGCGTCCACGTTCTCGAACGTGGCGCCGCCCGCCGCGCGGGCGCTCAGCACCGAGGTGCCGGTGCCGTCCACCTTGATGTCCTTGAAGTGGACGCCCTTGATGACGTACTTGTCCTTCACGGCCCAGTCGGAGACGAGCATGATCGCGTTGTAGGTGCTGTCGAGGAAGTTGTTGCCGGTGACCCGGATGTCCGCGTCGATGCTCTTGTCGAGGGCGAAGATCCAGAGGGCGCCGAGGCCGATGTTCCAGTTGAGCTCGTACGTACCGGCGCGGACGGTCGTGTTGGCCGTGAGGTCCAGCTTCCCGGCGAACGGCTCGGCGCCGAAGCGGGAGCCGACGTGCAGCGCGCTGCCCTCGCGGATCGGGTCGGCCACCAGGTTGTTGGAGACGGTGTTGTCGGTGCCGCCGTAGATCGCGATGCCGTTGGCCAGGACCGGGGTCTGGACGGTGTTGTGGTCGAAGGTGTTGCGGGCGTTGGCCGTCTTCTCGGACCACATGGCGAGTCCGTCGTCGCCGGAGTTGCGTACGAAGGTGTGGGCGACGCGTGAATCCGTCACGCCCGTATGGAAGTTGATGGCGTCCGCGATCTGGTCGACGATGATGTTGCCGGTGATCCGCAGGTTCTTCATCGGACCGTCGAACCACATGCCGACCTTGGTGTGGCTGATGTGCAGGCCCTCGATGGTCGAGTCGCTGAACGCGCCGCCGATGCCGTTGACCTGGTCGGTGTCTATGCGCTCGCGCACGTCGCCCTCGATGGCGAAGCCGGACAGGTGGACGTTGCGGCTGCCGCCGTCCGCCGTGTCCTTGCCGTAGAAGCCGACGCCGGTGTGGACCGAGCCGTCGGCGGCCGGGGTGTCGAGTGCGACCTCGTGGCCCTTGATCCTGGTGTACCAGTTGCCCGCGCCGACGATCGTGACGTCGTCGACCACGATGTGCCGGTTGACCTGGTACGTGCCCGGCGGGATGTACACCTTGAGGTGGGTGCGCCTGGCGAAGGCGATGGCCTTGTCGATCGCGGTCGCCGAATCGCGGCGGCCGGTGGGATCGGCTCCGAAGGCGAGGACGTTGGCGGCGAGCGGTTCGATGCGCGGGAGGCCGACCAGCTCCGAGTCCATCAGGTCGACGGTCGTCGCGGCGGCCCGGCTGCCGGCCGGGACCGTGAGCCGTACGGTGTCGCCCGCGCGGTAGGTGCGGCCGAGCAGGAGGCGCTGCTCGTCGTAGAAGTGGCTGGGCCGGTACGGCTTGGCGATGACCGGGGCCGGGGTGGTCTCGCTGGGTACGCAGGAGCACTCGGTGATCCACCAGTCGGGGTGGAGCAGCCCGGCGCCCGGGTCGTTGGAGAACGGGTACTGGTTGTACAGCCAGGAGTACTGCGAGGTCAGCGTCATGGTGGAGCGCTTCTTGCCGTTCACCGCGACGTCCAGCGGTGCGGTGATCCCGCCGCCGTTCGGAGCGTCCGGGATGCTGTAGCGCACGGTGATCGCGTTGGCGGCGCGCGGCAGCCGGAACTCGACGTGCCGGCCCGGCTCCAGGCTGACCGCCTTGCGGCCGGACGCCTCGGCGGGGAGCGTGTACGCGGCCCGGCCTGGGCCGATGACCGTGCCGTCGGTCGCGGCGTTCTCGGCCTCCTGCTCGACGAACGGCACGTCCGCGCCCCGGCCCGCCACGAGCGCCGGGTCGAGGGCGGCGCGGGTGACGGCGGGAGCCGCGGCGGAGGCGGCGGTGGCGGGACCGGCTGCGGGGCTGCGCTGGGCGGCCGGTGCGGGCGTGCCCGTCAGCACGCCCAGGCCTATGGCGGCGACGGTCATCGAGGCGACTGCCGCCGTGTGCCACGCCGTTCGCCGCGGTCTTCGCGGGCTCACTTCAGTACCGGTGATCTTCCGTGACATCGCAGGCCCGTTTCTCTGAGGAGCGGCCGGACTGGCCGGAGTGGCCGGAGTGGCCGATTTCGGCCGGAGCAGCCGCCGGGGAGGTGAGGCGACAGTAGGACCCGGACATCGCGGGCCACAAGACTCCTGCGATACGTTTCCGTCAGATTGCTGTTCAAGTACAGATCTTCGTAGGATTTTTGCGTAGCCAGGGCATTTCATTGCGAGATCTCGCGTTGCCGTTCGACGCCCGCCATAGCCCGGGACCCAGAACCCGAGGCCCATGAGCCGTAGCCCATGACCCGACGGGCCGGGCTCAGCGAGCCGCCGCCTCCGCACCGCCCCGCACCGCCCCGTGCGCACCGGCTCGGGGCGCCGAACCAGGGCCGTCCTACTGCTCCTTGAGGCGTTCGCCACCGCCCACATGCGGCCGCGCGGGGGGGCACGCCCGGGGCCGGCCTGCCTCGGGCACTCCCGTCACGCTTTCCAACTTTATGGTTGGAGTTTCACGGCTGCGCGTGCTAACTTCCAACCCATCAGTTGGAAATGGTCAGTGATCACCGCCCCGGCAAGGAGTTTCGACATGTCCCACGCGCATCCCACCGCACCGTCCCGGCTGTCCGAGGGTCTGGACGTACTGAAGGTGATCGGCGGCTCCGCACCCACCCCACTGGAGGCGGTGTCCGACATCGCTCCGGACCTCGCCCGCTACGCCGTCGAGTTCGCGTACGGCGATCTGTACACCCGGCCCGGACTGACCCTGCCCCAGCGCCAGTTGGCGACCGTCGCGGCGCTGGCCGCCCTCGGGAACGCCGAACCGCAGCTGCGCTTCCACATCGCGGGCGCGCTCAATGTCGGCTGCACCCGGCGCGAGGTCGTCGAGGTGCTCATGCACACCCTCGTCTACGCCGGATTCCCCGCAGCCCTCAACGGGATCACCGCCGCACGCGCGGTGTTCGCCGAGCACCCGGCCGCGCCCGGCCCCCCTGAAGCCTCTGACGCTCCTGCCGCCTCCGGCCCGGCCACCGCAGGCGCGTCCGAGCGCTTCGCCCGGGGGCTGCGCGCCCTGTCGGAGGTCGACGGGCACTCGGGGCAGCAGGTGGTGGACTCGCTCAACGACATCGCCCCCGAACTGGGCCGCTACCTCATCGAGTTCGTCTTCGGTGACGTCTACCAGAGCACCGGGATCGACCTGAAGACCCGCGAGATGGCCTCGGTCGCGATGTGCACCGCCCTGGGCACCGCGGGACCCCAGCTGCGCGTACACATCCACGGCTTCCTCAACACCGGCGGCACCCGGGAGGAGGCGGTCGAGGTGATCACCCACCTGGCCGCCTATGCCGGTTTCCCCGCCGCCCTGAACGGCAGCACCGCCGCACGCGAGGTCTTCGCGGCACGGGACGCGGCATAAGGACACGGCACAGGACGCCCCGTAAGAACACGGACACAGACACAGACACAGACACCGACACCGACACCGACACCGACAAGGATCCCGACATGGCCTGGGACACCGCACGCACCAAACGCCTTCTGCTCGAAGCCGCCGTCGAGGAGTTCGCCGAGCACGGCCCGACCGGCGCGCGCGTCGACCGCGTCGCCGCGGCGGCGAAGGTCAACAAGGAGCGCATCTACCAGTACTTCGGCGGCAAGGAGAAGCTGTTCACCGCCGTACTGGCATCCGAACTGGCCAAGGCCGCCGAGGCCGTGCCCCTGCCCGCCCCGGGGGAGGGCGACCTCGGCGACTTCGCCGGACGGCTGTACGACTACCACGGCGCCCACCCGCACCTGCTCCGACTCCTGTCGTGGGAAGGGCTGCGCGACGGACGGGCACCGGTGGCCGCCGAGGAGGAGCGCACAGCCCACTACGCCGACAAGGCCGCGCAGATCGCCGCCCTCCAGCTCGACTCCACCGTCACCGCGGACTTCGAACCGGGCCGGCTGTTCGGGGCCGCCTTCGCCCTCGCGACCTGGTGGCTCACCATGCCCCAGCTCGCCCGCATGTCCCTGAGCGGCGCCGACGGATCCCCCGAGGCGACGC contains:
- a CDS encoding cytosine permease — translated: MTQPQTQPESQTHPPTSPRTHTGRLVRVLRNATAVETSGIEPIAADARSGGPGSSFTLWFSSNVQFSSLSSGMLATAAFGLGWVQALLAIMLGSAVGAAAIGAMSTFGPRSGVGLLVQTKGPLGRIGAAVPAVLVFFKACAWFAVNSVLGAFAVQTLLGTGFGPAFAIVTVSQVAIALVGYGFIHLVQKTMAVVLPLLFIVVSGYALTKSDLGSAFDADRAGALGFAGAFALTIAVQAAQALSFSSYAADYTRYMPVDTSPRRLFTYAFTGTWLGSVWIAGLGAAIGTIAFIGTPTDLVGQVLPGLFATVTMLALGISTITSSCLDCYSGALAWLIAGVRMRRWQAVLVVGVLGGTLGWLAGQGDYWKSFENFLILLGNWIAPWLAVMLVDRYLARRPAGAAAPAEPAARFGPGFASWLLGLAAAVPFMSQPGILVGPVAKAHPPLGAAAAAVAFLTAGLIHYLLTRRPGGRAVPTGRTTSRTTTEEITA
- a CDS encoding nucleoside deaminase, coding for MTSTTATPRTAATEADTAHLHTAVAVARRSRAAGNHPFGALLAGPDGTVLIEAENTVTTGRDATGHAETNLVRLSTAKYDTEFLRTCTLYTSTEPCAMCSGAIYWSGIGRVAYALGEDELLDMTGANEENPTMALPCRVVFAAGQRDLPVVGPVDLPEAREVHQGFWN
- a CDS encoding glycosyl hydrolase family 28-related protein, whose product is MTVAAIGLGVLTGTPAPAAQRSPAAGPATAASAAAPAVTRAALDPALVAGRGADVPFVEQEAENAATDGTVIGPGRAAYTLPAEASGRKAVSLEPGRHVEFRLPRAANAITVRYSIPDAPNGGGITAPLDVAVNGKKRSTMTLTSQYSWLYNQYPFSNDPGAGLLHPDWWITECSCVPSETTPAPVIAKPYRPSHFYDEQRLLLGRTYRAGDTVRLTVPAGSRAAATTVDLMDSELVGLPRIEPLAANVLAFGADPTGRRDSATAIDKAIAFARRTHLKVYIPPGTYQVNRHIVVDDVTIVGAGNWYTRIKGHEVALDTPAADGSVHTGVGFYGKDTADGGSRNVHLSGFAIEGDVRERIDTDQVNGIGGAFSDSTIEGLHISHTKVGMWFDGPMKNLRITGNIIVDQIADAINFHTGVTDSRVAHTFVRNSGDDGLAMWSEKTANARNTFDHNTVQTPVLANGIAIYGGTDNTVSNNLVADPIREGSALHVGSRFGAEPFAGKLDLTANTTVRAGTYELNWNIGLGALWIFALDKSIDADIRVTGNNFLDSTYNAIMLVSDWAVKDKYVIKGVHFKDIKVDGTGTSVLSARAAGGATFENVDARNVGAVGVNNCGSFNFPSTGSEFALTDLGGNDGGWLAPWLLPNTITCNDRPDVVPPPAPGAW
- a CDS encoding carboxymuconolactone decarboxylase family protein, whose translation is MSHAHPTAPSRLSEGLDVLKVIGGSAPTPLEAVSDIAPDLARYAVEFAYGDLYTRPGLTLPQRQLATVAALAALGNAEPQLRFHIAGALNVGCTRREVVEVLMHTLVYAGFPAALNGITAARAVFAEHPAAPGPPEASDAPAASGPATAGASERFARGLRALSEVDGHSGQQVVDSLNDIAPELGRYLIEFVFGDVYQSTGIDLKTREMASVAMCTALGTAGPQLRVHIHGFLNTGGTREEAVEVITHLAAYAGFPAALNGSTAAREVFAARDAA
- a CDS encoding TetR family transcriptional regulator; the protein is MAWDTARTKRLLLEAAVEEFAEHGPTGARVDRVAAAAKVNKERIYQYFGGKEKLFTAVLASELAKAAEAVPLPAPGEGDLGDFAGRLYDYHGAHPHLLRLLSWEGLRDGRAPVAAEEERTAHYADKAAQIAALQLDSTVTADFEPGRLFGAAFALATWWLTMPQLARMSLSGADGSPEATRDALVRMVRALTEPGSPAR